Proteins encoded by one window of Rutidosis leptorrhynchoides isolate AG116_Rl617_1_P2 chromosome 7, CSIRO_AGI_Rlap_v1, whole genome shotgun sequence:
- the LOC139859691 gene encoding uncharacterized protein, which yields MWNMLENLIASNDAEWVICGDFNEVRDQSERLNCAFIGARAARFNSFIDRMQLIEIPLLGMKFTRISDNGMKLSKLDRFLVLENFMQTWGDLSVIALDRNTSDHCPIVLQNKNVDFGPKPFKIFDEWLEKVEVEHVMSEAWNKQVTRSRHDCIFRNKLKNVKKALRSWSKVQYDTLDTELDNAKKRAGELEKKAESQQLTETERDEWLNSRGIWLKKEREKAQMLKQKARIKWAIDGDENSRLFHSSIKRRNNSSNIRGLYINGEWQENPVGN from the coding sequence ATGTGGAACATGCTGGAAAATCTTATTGCAAGCAATGATGCGGAGTGGGTAATTTGTGGAGACTTCAATGAAGTCAGAGATCAATCCGAGAGGTTAAACTGTGCATTTATAGGAGCAAGGGCAGCCCGTTTTAACAGCTTTATTGATAGAATGCAACTAATCGAAATACCTCTCCTTGGAATGAAGTTCACTAGAATAAGCGACAATGGGATGAAACTAAGCAAGCTGGACCGTTTCTTAGTGTTAGAAAATTTTATGCAGACGTGGGGTGATTTGTCGGTCATTGCTCTAGATAGAAACACCTCCGACCATTGCCCGATTGTTCTACAAAATAAAAATGTAGACTTTGGCCCGAAACCGTTCAAGATTTTCGATGAGTGGTTAGAAAAGGTGGAGGTCGAACATGTAATGTCTGAGGCATGGAACAAGCAGGTTACTCGTTCGAGACATGACTGTATTTTCAGAAATAAATTAAAAAACGTCAAAAAAGCTCTTCGGTCTTGGAGTAAGGTGCAATATGATACGTTAGACACTGAGTTGGATAATGCGAAAAAAAGAGCAGGAGAGCTGGAGAAAAAGGCCGAATCTCAGCAGCTAACTGAAACCGAAAGAGATGAATGGTTAAACTCAAGAGGAATTTGGCTTAAAAAAGAAAGGGAGAAAGCTCAAATGCTAAAACAAAAAGCACGAATCAAATGGGCAATAGACGGTGATGAAAACTCTAGACTATTCCATTCTTCGATCAAAAGAAGGAATAATAGCTCCAACATTAGGGGTCTTTACATTAATGGTGAGTGGCAAGAAAACCCCGTAGGAAATTAA